In Megalopta genalis isolate 19385.01 chromosome 17, iyMegGena1_principal, whole genome shotgun sequence, a single genomic region encodes these proteins:
- the Sply gene encoding sphingosine-1-phosphate lyase isoform X1, with protein MRVNMLCIVLNVLKEYVNNSFQGKEPWQIATITTTTVLTSIWLWNFVFQDESLKERGKKKLFSLRNYVPYIRDRVNEELNNINLSFEKEAVQRMKDVPFIIKLPDSGLKSAEILEKVKHSIRLGDYDWENGKVSGAVYRIDHELLELIGDVYSSASYTNPLHPDIFPGICKMEAEVVRMACHLFHGDEDSCGTMTTGGTESILLACKTYRDYARDVKGIKKPEMVVPVTTHSAFDKAAQYLKIKVRYVPVNPHSYTVSMKSMERAISRNTIMLVGSTPNFPYGTMDNIEAISKLGVKYNIPVHVDACLGGFLICFMPQAGYQVPSFDFKLPGVTSISADTHKYGYAPKGSSLILYRSKMYRHHQYTVTTDWPGGIYGSPTVNGSRAGGIIASCWASMMYFGYNGYVEATKKIIDTTKYIEQKLRTMDGIFIFGTPATSVIALGSNDFDIYKLSEALNVRGWSLNTLQFPSGIHICITYVHTEPGVADQFLNDVKIELAIILQNPDVPVKGKLAMYGMTQTIPDRSIISDFTKCYLDSMYYTPKNETEISNGPQ; from the exons ATGCGA GTAAATATGTTGTGCATTGTCTTAAACGTTTTAAAAGAATATGTAAATAATAGTTTTCAAGGCAAAGAGCCATGGCAGATAGCAACCATAACAACTACTACTGTTCTTACATCAATTTGGTTGTGGAATTTTGTTTTTCAAGATGAAA gcCTCAAAGAAAGGGGAAAGAAGAAACTCTTCAGTTTAAGAAATTATGTACCTTATATCAGAGACAGAGTTAATGaggaattaaataatataaatttatcatTCGAAAAAGAAGCTGTACAAAGAATGAAAGATGTTCCATTTATTATAAAGCTTCCAGATAGTGGTTTGAAGTCAGCAGAAATATTGGAGAAAGTAAAACACAGTATCCGGTTAG GTGATTATGATTGGGAGAATGGTAAAGTATCTGGAGCTGTCTATAGGATTGATCATGAACTGTTAGAATTAATAGGAGATGTCTATTCATCTGCATCGTATACAAATCCTTTGCATCCTGATATCTTTCCTGGGATATGCAAGATGGAAGCAGAAGTAGTTAGAATGGCTTGTCATTTATTCCATGGAGATGAAGACTCTTGTGGCAca ATGACTACTGGAGGTACAGAGTCCATTTTATTAGCTTGCAAGACCTATAGAGACTATGCAAGAGACGTGAAAGGTATTAAGAAGCCAGAAATGGTAGTACCAGTTACGACTCATTCTGCTTTCGACAAAGCAGCTCAGTACTTAAAGATTAAAGTTCGTTATGTACCTGTAAATCCACATAGTTACACAGTTTCTATGAAAAGCATGGAAAGAGCCATCTCTAGAAATACAATAATG TTGGTAGGTTCAACTCCAAATTTCCCATATGGGACAATGGACAACATTGAAGCAATCTCTAAGTTAGGTGTAAAATACAATATTCCAGTCCATGTTGATGCCTGTCTTGGTGGATTTCTAATTTGTTTCATGCCACAAGCGGGATATCAAGTGCCATCATTTGATTTTAAACTGCCTGGAGTTACCAGTATATCAGCTGATACACATAAG TATGGATATGCTCCTAAAGGATCCTCTCTTATCCTTTATAGAAGTAAAATGTACAGGCATCATCAATATACTGTAACAACTGATTGGCCTGGTGGCATTTATGGATCTCCAACAGTAAATGGCTCAAGAGCTGGTGGAATTATAGCATCATGCTGGGCCTCCATGATGTATTTCGGTTATAATGGATACGTAGAAGCAACTAAAAAAATTATAGACACTACTAAATACATTGAACAGAA ACTGAGAACAATGGATGGAATTTTTATCTTCGGAACACCGGCTACCTCAGTTATCGCTTTGGGATCAAACGATTTTGATATTTATAAGTTATCTGAAGCTTTGAACGTCAGAGGATGGAGTTTAAATACACTGCAATTTCCTAGCGGCATACATATTTGTATTACTTATGTACACACTGAACCCGGTGTTGCGGATCAATTTTTGAACGATGTTAAAATAGAATTGGCTATTATTTTGCAGAATCCGGATGTACCAGTAAAAGGGAAG CTCGCTATGTACGGAATGACGCAAACTATACCCGATAGAAGTATTATTAGCGATTTTACAAAATGCTATTTGGACTCTATGTACTATACGCCCAAGAATGAAACGGAGATTAGCAATGGTCCACAATAa
- the Sply gene encoding sphingosine-1-phosphate lyase isoform X2 — protein MLCIVLNVLKEYVNNSFQGKEPWQIATITTTTVLTSIWLWNFVFQDESLKERGKKKLFSLRNYVPYIRDRVNEELNNINLSFEKEAVQRMKDVPFIIKLPDSGLKSAEILEKVKHSIRLGDYDWENGKVSGAVYRIDHELLELIGDVYSSASYTNPLHPDIFPGICKMEAEVVRMACHLFHGDEDSCGTMTTGGTESILLACKTYRDYARDVKGIKKPEMVVPVTTHSAFDKAAQYLKIKVRYVPVNPHSYTVSMKSMERAISRNTIMLVGSTPNFPYGTMDNIEAISKLGVKYNIPVHVDACLGGFLICFMPQAGYQVPSFDFKLPGVTSISADTHKYGYAPKGSSLILYRSKMYRHHQYTVTTDWPGGIYGSPTVNGSRAGGIIASCWASMMYFGYNGYVEATKKIIDTTKYIEQKLRTMDGIFIFGTPATSVIALGSNDFDIYKLSEALNVRGWSLNTLQFPSGIHICITYVHTEPGVADQFLNDVKIELAIILQNPDVPVKGKLAMYGMTQTIPDRSIISDFTKCYLDSMYYTPKNETEISNGPQ, from the exons ATGTTGTGCATTGTCTTAAACGTTTTAAAAGAATATGTAAATAATAGTTTTCAAGGCAAAGAGCCATGGCAGATAGCAACCATAACAACTACTACTGTTCTTACATCAATTTGGTTGTGGAATTTTGTTTTTCAAGATGAAA gcCTCAAAGAAAGGGGAAAGAAGAAACTCTTCAGTTTAAGAAATTATGTACCTTATATCAGAGACAGAGTTAATGaggaattaaataatataaatttatcatTCGAAAAAGAAGCTGTACAAAGAATGAAAGATGTTCCATTTATTATAAAGCTTCCAGATAGTGGTTTGAAGTCAGCAGAAATATTGGAGAAAGTAAAACACAGTATCCGGTTAG GTGATTATGATTGGGAGAATGGTAAAGTATCTGGAGCTGTCTATAGGATTGATCATGAACTGTTAGAATTAATAGGAGATGTCTATTCATCTGCATCGTATACAAATCCTTTGCATCCTGATATCTTTCCTGGGATATGCAAGATGGAAGCAGAAGTAGTTAGAATGGCTTGTCATTTATTCCATGGAGATGAAGACTCTTGTGGCAca ATGACTACTGGAGGTACAGAGTCCATTTTATTAGCTTGCAAGACCTATAGAGACTATGCAAGAGACGTGAAAGGTATTAAGAAGCCAGAAATGGTAGTACCAGTTACGACTCATTCTGCTTTCGACAAAGCAGCTCAGTACTTAAAGATTAAAGTTCGTTATGTACCTGTAAATCCACATAGTTACACAGTTTCTATGAAAAGCATGGAAAGAGCCATCTCTAGAAATACAATAATG TTGGTAGGTTCAACTCCAAATTTCCCATATGGGACAATGGACAACATTGAAGCAATCTCTAAGTTAGGTGTAAAATACAATATTCCAGTCCATGTTGATGCCTGTCTTGGTGGATTTCTAATTTGTTTCATGCCACAAGCGGGATATCAAGTGCCATCATTTGATTTTAAACTGCCTGGAGTTACCAGTATATCAGCTGATACACATAAG TATGGATATGCTCCTAAAGGATCCTCTCTTATCCTTTATAGAAGTAAAATGTACAGGCATCATCAATATACTGTAACAACTGATTGGCCTGGTGGCATTTATGGATCTCCAACAGTAAATGGCTCAAGAGCTGGTGGAATTATAGCATCATGCTGGGCCTCCATGATGTATTTCGGTTATAATGGATACGTAGAAGCAACTAAAAAAATTATAGACACTACTAAATACATTGAACAGAA ACTGAGAACAATGGATGGAATTTTTATCTTCGGAACACCGGCTACCTCAGTTATCGCTTTGGGATCAAACGATTTTGATATTTATAAGTTATCTGAAGCTTTGAACGTCAGAGGATGGAGTTTAAATACACTGCAATTTCCTAGCGGCATACATATTTGTATTACTTATGTACACACTGAACCCGGTGTTGCGGATCAATTTTTGAACGATGTTAAAATAGAATTGGCTATTATTTTGCAGAATCCGGATGTACCAGTAAAAGGGAAG CTCGCTATGTACGGAATGACGCAAACTATACCCGATAGAAGTATTATTAGCGATTTTACAAAATGCTATTTGGACTCTATGTACTATACGCCCAAGAATGAAACGGAGATTAGCAATGGTCCACAATAa